From Thalassotalea psychrophila:
GGTATTTATTTTAGTGATGGGAACTTATTCTTATCAAAATATTACCAAAAAAATGTTCCCTGAGTTTAGCCCTAATAGTATTTTAGTTACGGTGACTCATTTAGGTGCATCGCCTGCAGATGTTGAACAATCTGTTGTGTTGCGTATTGAAGAAAAACTGGAAAATATACAAGGCTTAAAGCGCATAACTTCAGAAGCAACCGAGGGTTTGGCCACGGTTACAATTGAAGTAAATTCAGGTTATTCGTTGGAAGAAAAGCTTGATGAAGTTCAAATGCAAATTGATACCATTACAACATTCCCTGCCCAAATAGAACGTCCCTTGGTTATGAAACAAGAGTTTCAAATGGATGTTATGTGGATAGCGGTTAGTGGCGATATGGACAGGCGCACCAGACAAGAGCTCGCCCAAGATATCCGTGATGACATCATTGCATTGCCAGATGTCAATATTGCCGAAGCTGTAGGTATTAGAGATTATGAAATTTCGGTAGAAATATCAGAGCTGCAACTTATTGAATATGGCCTGACATTTGATGAAATAAGTCAAGCAATCAAGCGTTCATCATTAGATTTACCTGGTGGTACAATTAAGTCTAAAGGCGGTTATATTCAAATCCGAACTGAAGGACAAGCCTATACAGGCCAAGAGTTTTCCAATTTAGTACTCGCCATTAATGAAGATGGCACCCGCTTAACTCTTGGTGATATTGCTACCGTTAAAGATAGTTTTGTTGAAGATGAAGGTTATGCACAATTTGATGGTAAGAATACGACCAGTATTAGGGTTAGGTCGACAAGTGATCAAAACGACTTAGAAATAGCAAAGCAAGTAAGGGAATACGCAGCAGAAAAACAAAAAACCTTGCCAGTTGGGGCTAATATAGATGTTTTTGGTGATTCGTCATATTACCTTGATGAACGCTTGGATATGATGATTTCCAATATGTTGCTAGGGGCCTTGTTAGTATTTATTATCTTAACTTTGTTCTTACGAGTACGTGTTGCACTTTGGGTGATGGTGGGCATACCAATCTCTTTCTTCGGTGCATTTATGATGATGCCATTACTGGGCGAATGGTCAGTAACGGTTAACATGCTCAGTTTGTTTGCCTTTATCATGGTACTGGGGATAGTAGTGGATGATGCTATTGTAATAGGTGAAAGCGTTTACACCGAAGTGCAACGTAAAGGTCATTCGGTAGATAATGTTATTCGAGGTGCGCACCGAGTTGCGATGCCTGCAACCTTTGGCGTGTTAACAACAATTGCAGCATTTGTGCCTTTATTGTTTATTGATACCTCTTTTTCCGGCTTCTTTAGAGCAATTGCGCTGGTAGTTACCTTGTGTTTAATCTTTTCAATAATTGAATCTAAATGGATATTGCCTTCGCATTTAGCCCATATGAAATATAAGGAAATAGATCCAGATAATGCTCACATTGTTCATCGCATACAGTTAAGGTTTAAAGCTTGGCTTGATAATTTTATCGCCAAAAAATACCAACCGCTACTGCGTAAAGCAATAGAGTATCGTTACAACACTATGGCTAGCTTTATTTGTATTCTATTGCTATCTGTGGGATTAATCGCCGGCTCTTTTGTTAAAGTTGAAGTGTTCCCTAATGTGCCAAGTGATTTTGTTCAAGGGCAAGTCATTATGGTTGATGGTACTTCGCCGCAGCAGCGTAATAAAGCACTAGAGTACGTTATCGACTCTGGCTATAAAATGGCAGACAAACATACCTATAATGGCGAGAGTTTTATTCAACACACTATGGTGTTCACCAGAGGCGACCTGCAAGGTGGCTTCATGATGGAGTTGAATAAAGCAGAGTTTCGCGAATTAGATGCTTTTCAGATAGAAAAATTATGGCGTGAAGAGGTTGGTGAAATTCCTGGAGTACGAGAGTTAAGGTTGTTTGCCGGTACTAATGCAGGAGGTGGCTCTGCTCTAGAGTTTCAACTAAATGGTAAGAACGAGATTGAACTCGAGCAAGCAGCCATTGAAGTGCAAAACAAATTAAAGGAATACGATGGCGTATTCGATATTCGTAACTCTTTCAGTCGCGGCAGCAGTGAAGTGAAATTATCTATGCGCCCTGAAGCGGAAGTTTTAGGGCTCACTTTGTCAGATCTTGCTAAGCAAGTACGCCAAGCTTTTTATGGTGATGAAGCACAGCGCATTCAACGTGGCCGAGATGAAGTTAAAGTAATGGTGCGCTACCCCAAGGCTGAGCGTCGTTCAATTTCTGATTTAGAAAATATGTGGGTTCGAACGCCAAGTGGCGATGAAGTGCCATTCTTTCAGGTTGCAGATATAGAATTAACTCAGGGTTTTTCTAAAATCACCCGTATCAACCAAAAGAGAACCATTAAAGTTGCAGCAGAAATTGATAGTGAAAAAGTTGAATCAAGAAAAATTTTATCAGAATTTAATAAAGATATTATTCCAACTATCTTAAAAAAATACCCAAGTGTTAAATATGGCATGGAAGGGGCAAGTAAAGATCAAGAAGACTTTATTGAGCAATTAAAATTTGCAGCCATTACGGCACTATTTTTAATCTATGGTCTTATTGCCATACCAACTAAGTCTTACACGCAACCACTCGTGATAATGACAGTGATCCCGTTTGGTATTATTGGTGCAATATTCGGTCATTGGGTTCTAAACACTACAATTAATATGATGTCGATGTATGGTTTTATCGCTTTATCTGGTGTTGTGGTTAATGACTCATTGATATTGGTTGATTTTATCAACAAGGCAAAAAATACCGGAATGCGAATGCGTGACATAGTTGTCGAATCGGGGATGTTGCGTTTTAGGGCAATATTACTTACTTCATTAACTACATTCTTTGGTATTTTACCTTTGTATTTTGAAACTAGTTTACAAGCCCAGTTTATTATACCTATGGCTATATCATTAGGTTTTGGTATTATGTTTGCTACAGTAATTACTTTATTTTTGATCCCGTCTTTGTATATGATCAGAGAAGATATCAGGGACAAAATCAAAGGTCCAAGCAAAAAAACAAACCTGTTTGTAAACTAATAAGTTAAAACCCAAGGCGCTAATAATGAAAATAATTCTATTACATGGACTGTTTATGAATAAAATCATTATGGCGCCGCTGGCCAATCGTTTAAAAACGCTTGGTTACCAGGTTGAAAATATTTCCTACCCAAGCACCAAGGCTGATAAAGCCAGGTTATTCAAAACTGTAGATAGGCTGGTTGGTGAAGGTCCGGTAATTTTGCTCGGCCACTCTCTTGGCGGTCTGGTGATCACCGAGTATTTATTTACTCAACAAGTATCTATCGAACAAGTACCTTTAGTTATTACCATTGGAACCCCGCATCAAGGCGCAAGAATTGCTAAAGATATGGAAAAATTCAAAATGGATAAACTGCTCGGTTCTTCTGTACAATTTGGCTTACTGCCGAAAAATTTTCAAAAATCATGGTCTGTTCCACAACAGTTAGTTTCTATCGCAGGTAATGTAAAACTAGGTGCAAGGCCTTTGCTTGATCGTGTTTGGGGGGAAGAAGTAGAAGAATCTGATGGTACGGTTAGCATCGCAGAAACAAAAATCCCCGGAATGACCGAACATATCGTTGTAAAACAATCTCATACCTCAATGGTTTATTCACGTGAAGTGGTAAAAATCATCCATCAAAAAGCTTCTCGTTACTCAAAATAATTTACTTACTCTCTAATGCACTCATCTAGTGATTATTGGCACTATTTCAGTGCACTATAATAGTGCTTTAAAACTTTTATTTTCATAAGGTACTGTTTTTAATGGTAATTCAAAGTTGGTACATAACTTGTAACCCTATAATCAGCTTATAAATAGGGGGCGAAATGAAAATAATTAACGCAATAATAAAACCATTCAAACTAGATGACGTTAGAGAAGCAATATCTGAAGTTGGCGTAGAAGGCTTAACCGTATCAGAAGTACGCGGTTTTGGACGTCAAAAAGGTCATACCGAATTATACCGTGGTGCTGAGTACCAAGTAGACTTCTTACCAAAAGTGAAATTAGAAATAGCAGTGAAAGCGGAAGATGCCGAGCGCATTATTGAAGCTATCAGCAAGTCAGCTCATACCGGGAAAATTGGTGACGGCAAAATTTTTGTATACGACCTTGAGTCAGCAGTACGTATTCGTACTGGTGAACTTGATGTTGCAGCACTTTAATAGGGGATTGAACAATGGAAGAATTAGCAACATTAACAACAACAGTCTCTGAATTGAGATTTGCATTAGATACATTTTACTTTTTAATTTCAGGTGCATTAGTAATGTGGATGGCAGCAGGTTTTGCCATGTTAGAAGCAGGCTTGGTTCGCTCTAAAAATACCACAGAAATTTTAACTAAAAACATCACATTATATTCGATTGCATGTGTCATGTTTTTATTAGTAGGTTATAACATCATGTATGTTGATAACGTAGAGGGCGGAATTTTACCAAGTATTGCTGGTTTAATTGGTACACAAGCAGAAGGCGCTGATCATTCTTTAGAATCAGATTTCTTCTTCCAGGTTGTTTTCGTTGCAACAGCAATGTCAATTGTTTCTGGTGCGGTTGCTGAGCGTATGAAACTTTGGGCTTTCTTAGTATTCACAGTTGTATTAACTGGCTTTATTTACCCTGTAGAAGGTTACTGGACTTGGGGCGGTGGTTTCTTATCAGAAGCTGGTTTCTCTGACTTTGCCGGTTCAGGTATTGTACATATGGCAGGTGCTGCAGCAGCATTAGCAGGTGTATTATTACTAGGTGCTCGTAAAGGTAAGTACGGTAAAAACGGTGAAATTTACCCAATTCCTGGTTCAAACATGCCACTTGCTACATTAGGTACATTTATTTTATGGATGGGTTGGTTCGGCTTTAACGGTGGCTCTCAATTACTTCTATCTGATGCTGAAAATGCAACAGCTGTAGGTCAAATTTTCTTGAATACTAATGCCGCAGCTGCAGCTGGTGCAGTAGCTGCATTACTATTAAACAAAGCTATTTGGGGTAAAGCAGATTTAACTATGATTTTAAATGGTGCATTAGCAGGTCTTGTAACAATTACTGCAGACCCTCTATCTCCATCTCCTATATTTGCTAGTTTAATTGGTGCATTAGGTGGAATATTAGTCGTGTTCTCAATCACTTCTTTAGATAAGTTAAAAATCGATGATCCAGTAGGTGCTATCTCTGTTCACGGTGTGGTTGGTTTCTTTGCTCTTATGGTAGTGCCATTTAGCAACGCTGATGCAACATTTGGATCTCAACTGTACGGTGCATTTATTATCTTTGCTTGGGTATTCACAGCTAGCTTAGTTGTTTGGTTTGCATTGAAGAAAACAATGGGTATCCGTGTAAGTGATGAAGATGAATACAACGGTGTAGATAAAGTAGACTGTGGTATTGAAGCTTATCCAGAGTTCGTTTCTCTGAAAAGTTAATCAACAGAACTTAATTTTAAGTTTTAATATAAAGGAGCCGAATGGCTCCTTTATTGTTTTAGAGACGAGAAACGAGAAACGAGAAACGAGAAATCGACACACTAGTGTCGTCCCGTACTTGATACGGGATCTGTTTCAGGAACTCTTGATTTGTTTAAGGCTAAACCACACCTAATTCACGTAACCGTTCCATCAAATAACTGTGCTGGGTATGACGTTCAGACAGTTTTACTTCACTTCTAGGGTGAAGAAATAGTGGTAATGAAATTCGTGATTTGCTCGCATCACTCCCTTCTGGGTTAATTACTCTATGGCTCGTTGATGGAAAATAACCAGCAGATGCTTCTTGCAGCATGTCACCTATATTAATAATTAAGTTACCGAAATCTGAAGGTACATCCAACCATTCACCTGATTGTAATTGTACTTGCAAGCCGGGTTCATTGGCTGCAGGCAGAATGGTCAGTAAATTAATGTCTTCATGTGCAGCAGCTCTAATTGCACCAAGCTCCTCATTACCAGCAAGTGGCGGATAATGTAATACTCTTAGTAAAGTATTCGGAGTATCCATGATCATATTTGATAATGGTTCAGAGTACAGTTTTGCAACCTCTGGAGGACTGTATTTTTCAACCCAATCTAACAACTCGCCAGCAAGGCTTGATGCCAATTTATAGTAATGTAATATTTCAGTTTTTAACTCCTCGGGAATTCGCCCCCAAGGATAGACATGGTAATATTCTTTAATATCTTTTTGTTGATGGCCCTTTGCTGTTTCTGAAATATCAGTACTAAAAAAACCATCTTGTTTAGCAGGGTCAAAAGCATATTGCTCTTTATCACCAAATGAAAAAAATCTCTGCCAGTTACTGTATATAGATTCAACTAATTCTTTCTTAATTGGATGGTTTACTAGTACACCAAATCCTGTTTCTCTTAATGAGGCAACAAACTTTTCGCCGGCATCTTCTGCTTGGTAATCGACAACTTCCATAGTTTTTTCCTGTAATAATTCACTGATTGAATTGTAGCTTACTTTTATTGAACTTATCTTGTTTTTAAATTGCCCCACATCTATGTAAATGCTATGTTAGCCACAAGTTTACATTTCTTCTATTACCTTTGAGGTCTTTCATGAAACCAATAACAATTGCCTTTATTACAACCACATTATTATCACAAGCTGGTTGCGCTTTTTTTGAAGATGATCCATGTGAAGACATTACCTTTAGCTCTGAACAACAAGCTGACTGTGCTCAATTGCAACGTAGAATTGTGAATGCCAAAGGAAACCCTATTAAGCGTACCGAGTTAGAACGTCGCTATGAACAAGACTGTGTTAACTTACGTTATTACCGCGATGATCAAACGCAAAAGCGTTGCGAAAATCAAGCAAGTGTTGATAAATGGATAAAAGAAGAAAAAGCTGAAATGGCTCGTAACCCCGAGCATGGCTTAGAGACTAAAGACGTTACTGAGCCAGTAGAAACTCCGGAAGCTACAAAAACCTTATAACTGAGGAAAGCCTTTTATGTTCAAACTAAATATAAAACGTTTAAGTCGAATTTCTTTAACTGTATTGTGTTTGCTCATAAGTGTCGGCTCACATGCACAAGAAAGTTCAAACTCAGTTAGCAGTAAAGCGCAATTACAGCAATTGCTTGATGCAAATAAAGGCAAAGTTATTTATCTAGATTTTTGGGCTTCATGGTGTATTCCTTGTCGAAAATCTTTCCCATGGATGAATGCCATGGAAGCTAAATATGCAAAGCAAGGCTTTAAAGTAATTACAGTGAATGTCGATGTTGAAAAGACACTAGCCGATGACTTTTTACAAGAAAACCCTGCCAATTTCAGTGTGATTTATGATCCTAAAGGCGCCGTTGCCAAAGAGTTTAAACTAAAAGGTATGCCAAGCAGTTACATGATTAATAAATTAGGTAAACCTGTTTCAGCGCATGTTGGCTTTTATAATGACAAAAAAGATGAATATGAAGCTGAGATTATCAAGTTACTAGAGAACTAGAAACTAGGAATTAGATACAAAAAAAGCCGTAACTGCTGACGCAGTTACGGCTTTTTAATTCATGGAAGAATTAACTTAGAATTGCCATGGATGGCTTAAATTCTGTTTATGTATTACCTTCTAATCTTCCAATTCCATTGTCATTAATGAGGCATTACCACCAGCGGCAGTAGTATCAATTGAAATAGTTTTTTCAGTAACTAATCGTTGAAACAACTTCGCATGGGTTTGCGCAGTAATTATTGGCAATATAGCACCACTTCTAGCGGCTAATCGCTCACCAATTAATTGCTTCAAACGACTTGAACTATCAACAACAGCACCAGTTAAATGGTTATGCTCAAGCACTGTTGGTAAGTGGTTTAATGAAATTGCTTGAAAAATACCAGACACTAAACCAATCTCGCTTAATACTTTTTCACAAGCCATGGCTTCTTCCAAGAAAGTATTACTTACAAGTGCAATAACGTTGTTACCTGCAGCTAATGCAGTTACTACTGAAATTAACCAAAATTCAAAACTAGTATCTTGATCGCCTAGTACTGCAACAATTCCTCTAGATTCCAAATACAGCTTATTTGATTCACCAGTAGGCCCTGGTAATGTAATAGGGTTTGCTAGTTTCTTTTCAATCATTGAAAGCTGTGTACGAGCGGCAATTAATGTTTCTTCTAAATTATCTTGTTGTGAAACGAATAACTTATGAGAAGCAATTTGCGCCAGTAATTGACGAGCTATTGATACACGCACTGTGATCTCAGTGTCACGCCATTTTAGTTCATCATTTTTAGCATTTTGGAGTTTAGCTCCAATTTTCCAAGCTTCAGCTGAATGTTCGGCAAATTGGTTTTCAATGATTTGTTTTTCATCTCTGCTAAGTAAATTGTCTTCACTAAGTTGTGGCTCTTTAACTAAACGCGTTAAATACATTGGCCCACCAGCTTTAGGTCCGGTACCAGATAAGCCTCTACCACCAAATGGTTGTACGCCAACAACGGCACCAATCATATTACGGTTTACATATACGTTACCTGCACGAGAGCGTTTCGCTAAATATGCACTTTTTTCTTCAATACGAGTATGAATACCCATAGTTAAGCCAAAGCCGGTACCGTTTATTTGATCAATAACATTATCAATTTCACTCGCTTTAAAGCGAATAACATGAACACATGGGCCAAATACTTCTTTAGTGAGTACCGATAAGTCACTAATCTCATATAAACGTGGAACGAAGAAATAATTGCCTACATCCCCCATATCTGGGCCTTTGCATTCATAATGTAACGTTGCTTTATCTTTCAAATAATCAACATGATTGTTTAGTGCGGTAAACGCTTTTTCATCAATTACAGGACCAACATCAGTGCTAAAGTAGGCTGGATCGCCAACATGAAGCTCTGCCATTGCCCCCGAAAGCATATTAATTACTTTATCGGCAATGTCTTCTTGCAAGAATAACACTCGTAACGCTGAACAGCGCTGACCAGCAGATTGAAAACCGGAGGTAACAACATCATCAACTACTTGCTCTGGTAAAGCAGTAGAGTCAACAATCATACAGTTTTGACCACCAGTTTCTGCAATTAAAGGCACAGGGTCGCCATCACGCTCAGCAAGTTTTTGTGAAATCCAAGTACCTGTTTCGGTAGAGCCAGTAAACATTATTGCTTGTACACGTTCATCAGGAACAATATGTGCACCTACCTTGCTACCACGAGCAATAACTGGCATTACTACGCCTTGTGGTAACCCACATTCAGTCATTAACTCAATCGTTCGTAAGGCAACTAAACTTGTTTGTTCAGCAGGTTTTGCTACTACGGTATTACCGGTAACTATCGCTGCCGCAACTTGACCTAAGAAAATTGCTAGTGGGAAGTTCCATGGGCTAATACAAAGTACAACACCACGTGACTGCAAGTTTGAATCCGTTAACATCTCTTGTGCGCGTGCTGCATAATAACGACAAAAATCTACTGCTTCTCTAATTTCGCTAACACCATCCATAGGTATTTTACCGGCTTCTTTAATACACAGAGCAATAAGTTCATCACGGTTGGCTTCAAGAGCATCAGCGGTTTTTAATAAAATTTCGGCACGAACATTTACATCTGTTGTTGACCAAGTAGCGAATGCACTATGGGCAGTGGCTAAAATATCTTGCATTCCTTGCTCATCAGCATGGTTAATATAACCAATAACTTCATTGTGATTTGCAGGATTAGTTACAGGTTCGCCGCCGTTAACGTTTTCAGTTGAAATCGCTTTGGCAAACCAGTTATCCAAATTTGCACGCATTGGTGTAACTTGGTCTATATCGGTTAAATCAATACCTTTTGAATTGTCACGCTCAACGCCATACATAGCAATAGACTGTGGGATTTGTGGGTTATAAACATCTTGCCAGCTTTGAACAACTTCAACAGGGTCGCTTAGTAGTGATTCTACCGGGATATTCTCATCAACAATGTTGTTTACAAATGAGCTATTAGCCCCGTTCTCAAGTAAGCGACGTACTAAATAAGCAAGTAAGTCTTCATGTTCACCTACAGGCGCATAAACACGACAAGAAATACGTTCGCCAGTAACCACTTGATCATATAAAGACTCACCCATACCGTGTAAACGTTGAAATTCAAAGCCTTCATGGTTGTCAGTCATTTCAATAATAGTGGCAACTGTATAAGCATTGTGGGTAGCAAACTGTGGATAGATACTATCGCGATAGCTTAATAAAAGTTTTGCACAGGCGTGGTATGAAACATCGGTAGCCGGTTTACGTGAAAATACCGGAAAGTCTTCATAGCCTTCCACTTGGCTAATTTTAATTTCAGCATCCCAATAAGCGCCTTTTACTAGGCGTACCATCATTTGACGATTAGCTTTTAAGGTTTGTTCACGCACCCATTCAACTACGTACAGAGCACGTTTCTGGTAAGCTTGTAATGCAATACCAAAACCATTCCAACCATCAAGATCTTTATCTAAAAATACTGCGCCAATTACATCTAAAGAAATGTCTAAACGGTCAGCTTCTTCTGCATCAACAGTAAAGCCGATATTGTGTGCTTTAGCTCTTAATGCTAAATCTTTTAATCGTGGAACTAACTCTTCAATAACACGGTCACGGTGTGAAAATTCATATCTCGGGTGAATCGCAGAAAGCTTAATTGATATACCAGGGCTTTTTTGTGGACCTTTGCCTTGTGCTGCTTTGCCAATTACTTCAATTGCATTTACGTAGCTAGCAAAGTAACGGTCAGCATCTTTCATGGTGCGAGCACCTTCACCTAACATATCGTATGAATAGGTATAGCCTTTATCTTCAGTTTTAATGGCACGTTCAACGGCTGAATTTATAGTACGACCCATAACAAATTGGGTGCCCATAATCTTCATTGCATAACGAACTGCTTTACGAATTACTGGTTCACCTAAACGACCAATAGTTTTTTTCAATAAACCAAACTGTTGTTTTTTATTTTCATCAGAGTAGGTCACTAATTTGCCGGTAAGTAATAACCCCCATGAAGAAGCATTTACAAAAATTGAGTCACTATTACCAATGTGCGAGCTCCAATCACCTTCGGCTAATTTATCGCGTATTAAGCTATCTGCTGTAGCTTTGTCAGGAACACGAAGTAATGCTTCGGCAAGACACATTAAAACTACGCCTTCTTCACTAGAAAGAGAGAATTCATTTAATAGTGCGTCAACGCCACCTTTGCCGGTTTGATCCTTTCGAATTTGAACAACTAATTGACGAGCACGTTCCCAAGCGCGAGAGCGAGCATTAGCGCCAATTTCAGCTAACGGTAATAAAGTATTTAATACATCGTTTTCATTTGCACGATAGTGATCGCGTATTTGCTGACGAATAGGGTCGGTTGTCGTTAAAGTACCGTTAAAAAGCATAGTATCTACCTATATATATGAATCAGATTTGTTTAGAAGGGTGAGTTCATAAACAAAATAAATTATGTAATTCTAGTTTTTGAATAGCTAAGTATTCAGCGTAAAATAATTTTTGAATTTTAATGAAATAACAACAGAATGTGTTGGTGAAATTCGCTTTAATTCAGTGTATTATTTGGAAATTGTAAATAAATGCACTATAAAATACTAAATGAGTTACAAAAGTAGAACACTTGACCGTATAGATTTAACGATATTAGACACTTTGCAACGACAAGGGCGTATTTCTAATGTTGAACTTGCTAAGCAAGTTAATCTTAGTCCAAGCCCTTGCTTAGATCGAGTAAAGCGATTAGAAACTGAAGGGTTTATTAAACGTTATGGCGCCGTGCTTGATGCACAATTGTTAAATATTGGCATGTCAGCATTTATTCAAGTGACGTTAGATAGAACCACTGCCGATGTATTTAATCAGTTTCGTGATGAAGTAGTTAACATTAAAGAAGTGGCAGAGTGTCATATGGTGGCTGGTGGTTTTGATTATTTATTAAAACTTAGAGTAATTGATATGAATAATTATCGTGATGTTCTAGGAATGATTGTTGAGTTGCCCGGCGTTTCACAAACCCATACTTATGTAGTGATCGAAAACGTTAAAGAAGATTTAGGTCTACCAATCCTAGATAATTAACTAATACCATTAATAATTTAGACAAAAAAATTAGCAAACCATTAAAAAGTAACAATAAAAATCTGTTTTTTTTAATATTTATGCCATACTGATTTAGAATACTAATTGTATTCTCAGTTAAATTACTATGAAAATTGGAGTCAAAGGATGAATAACAAATTAATCACTCTTTCAGGAGTTATATTAGCACTAGGGTTAACTGGTTGTGCTAATAATGATGAACTTAATCAAAGCATTGCTGATTTAAACACTAAAGTTGATAGCCTTTCTGCACAAGTAGAAAGTTTAACTGGTGATCATGCAGGAATGAAAGCTGCTCATGCAGAAAATGCAGCTGAAGCGCAAGCAGCTAAAGAAATGGCAGCAGAGGCTGCTGCTGAAGCAGC
This genomic window contains:
- a CDS encoding lipase family alpha/beta hydrolase; protein product: MNKIIMAPLANRLKTLGYQVENISYPSTKADKARLFKTVDRLVGEGPVILLGHSLGGLVITEYLFTQQVSIEQVPLVITIGTPHQGARIAKDMEKFKMDKLLGSSVQFGLLPKNFQKSWSVPQQLVSIAGNVKLGARPLLDRVWGEEVEESDGTVSIAETKIPGMTEHIVVKQSHTSMVYSREVVKIIHQKASRYSK
- a CDS encoding efflux RND transporter permease subunit, which codes for MTEIKENLTGLIAWFARNSVAANLLMVFILVMGTYSYQNITKKMFPEFSPNSILVTVTHLGASPADVEQSVVLRIEEKLENIQGLKRITSEATEGLATVTIEVNSGYSLEEKLDEVQMQIDTITTFPAQIERPLVMKQEFQMDVMWIAVSGDMDRRTRQELAQDIRDDIIALPDVNIAEAVGIRDYEISVEISELQLIEYGLTFDEISQAIKRSSLDLPGGTIKSKGGYIQIRTEGQAYTGQEFSNLVLAINEDGTRLTLGDIATVKDSFVEDEGYAQFDGKNTTSIRVRSTSDQNDLEIAKQVREYAAEKQKTLPVGANIDVFGDSSYYLDERLDMMISNMLLGALLVFIILTLFLRVRVALWVMVGIPISFFGAFMMMPLLGEWSVTVNMLSLFAFIMVLGIVVDDAIVIGESVYTEVQRKGHSVDNVIRGAHRVAMPATFGVLTTIAAFVPLLFIDTSFSGFFRAIALVVTLCLIFSIIESKWILPSHLAHMKYKEIDPDNAHIVHRIQLRFKAWLDNFIAKKYQPLLRKAIEYRYNTMASFICILLLSVGLIAGSFVKVEVFPNVPSDFVQGQVIMVDGTSPQQRNKALEYVIDSGYKMADKHTYNGESFIQHTMVFTRGDLQGGFMMELNKAEFRELDAFQIEKLWREEVGEIPGVRELRLFAGTNAGGGSALEFQLNGKNEIELEQAAIEVQNKLKEYDGVFDIRNSFSRGSSEVKLSMRPEAEVLGLTLSDLAKQVRQAFYGDEAQRIQRGRDEVKVMVRYPKAERRSISDLENMWVRTPSGDEVPFFQVADIELTQGFSKITRINQKRTIKVAAEIDSEKVESRKILSEFNKDIIPTILKKYPSVKYGMEGASKDQEDFIEQLKFAAITALFLIYGLIAIPTKSYTQPLVIMTVIPFGIIGAIFGHWVLNTTINMMSMYGFIALSGVVVNDSLILVDFINKAKNTGMRMRDIVVESGMLRFRAILLTSLTTFFGILPLYFETSLQAQFIIPMAISLGFGIMFATVITLFLIPSLYMIREDIRDKIKGPSKKTNLFVN
- a CDS encoding ammonium transporter, coding for MEELATLTTTVSELRFALDTFYFLISGALVMWMAAGFAMLEAGLVRSKNTTEILTKNITLYSIACVMFLLVGYNIMYVDNVEGGILPSIAGLIGTQAEGADHSLESDFFFQVVFVATAMSIVSGAVAERMKLWAFLVFTVVLTGFIYPVEGYWTWGGGFLSEAGFSDFAGSGIVHMAGAAAALAGVLLLGARKGKYGKNGEIYPIPGSNMPLATLGTFILWMGWFGFNGGSQLLLSDAENATAVGQIFLNTNAAAAAGAVAALLLNKAIWGKADLTMILNGALAGLVTITADPLSPSPIFASLIGALGGILVVFSITSLDKLKIDDPVGAISVHGVVGFFALMVVPFSNADATFGSQLYGAFIIFAWVFTASLVVWFALKKTMGIRVSDEDEYNGVDKVDCGIEAYPEFVSLKS
- a CDS encoding TlpA disulfide reductase family protein, with amino-acid sequence MFKLNIKRLSRISLTVLCLLISVGSHAQESSNSVSSKAQLQQLLDANKGKVIYLDFWASWCIPCRKSFPWMNAMEAKYAKQGFKVITVNVDVEKTLADDFLQENPANFSVIYDPKGAVAKEFKLKGMPSSYMINKLGKPVSAHVGFYNDKKDEYEAEIIKLLEN
- a CDS encoding P-II family nitrogen regulator, which encodes MKIINAIIKPFKLDDVREAISEVGVEGLTVSEVRGFGRQKGHTELYRGAEYQVDFLPKVKLEIAVKAEDAERIIEAISKSAHTGKIGDGKIFVYDLESAVRIRTGELDVAAL
- a CDS encoding 2OG-Fe(II) oxygenase family protein, which produces MEVVDYQAEDAGEKFVASLRETGFGVLVNHPIKKELVESIYSNWQRFFSFGDKEQYAFDPAKQDGFFSTDISETAKGHQQKDIKEYYHVYPWGRIPEELKTEILHYYKLASSLAGELLDWVEKYSPPEVAKLYSEPLSNMIMDTPNTLLRVLHYPPLAGNEELGAIRAAAHEDINLLTILPAANEPGLQVQLQSGEWLDVPSDFGNLIINIGDMLQEASAGYFPSTSHRVINPEGSDASKSRISLPLFLHPRSEVKLSERHTQHSYLMERLRELGVV